In Leptospira harrisiae, a genomic segment contains:
- the mutY gene encoding A/G-specific adenine glycosylase has protein sequence MNPKKKIFDWYQTHKRDLPFRKKKQAYPIWVSEVMLQQTRVNAMLPLYEAFIKRFPNPESLASSEEEEVLAYWKGLGYYSRARNLRKAAIFLVQNYNGSFPKDLNSVLKLPGIGNYTARAILSIAYDLPFAVLDGNVKRVLSRYYGYTENILGSKADSDLQEKADLFLNTEHPGDHNQALMELGATLCLPESPKCLLCPLSDFCFARIHQKTGEIPLRKKEKKQIQLSSEIFVLMDQKRILLVREPKMRFLKDMFHLPYGMVGEVPEETYAPTPFFLGLKKILKDPKPVGMFKHTITHHKLVFSVFVSPLKGIEEIDNLTKKFGVESKWVTLSSLDTEFPSSLASKVKKFLLYLES, from the coding sequence TTGAATCCTAAAAAAAAAATATTCGATTGGTACCAAACCCATAAAAGGGATCTACCTTTTCGAAAGAAAAAACAAGCGTATCCTATTTGGGTTTCTGAAGTAATGCTTCAGCAAACAAGAGTTAATGCAATGTTGCCATTGTATGAAGCGTTTATCAAACGATTTCCCAATCCGGAATCATTAGCTTCTTCGGAAGAGGAAGAAGTATTGGCTTACTGGAAAGGCCTAGGTTATTATAGTCGAGCTCGTAATCTTAGAAAGGCGGCCATCTTTCTTGTCCAAAATTATAATGGTTCTTTTCCGAAAGATCTAAATTCTGTTTTAAAACTTCCTGGAATTGGAAATTATACAGCTAGGGCAATTCTTTCTATTGCCTATGACTTGCCCTTTGCTGTGTTAGATGGAAACGTGAAACGGGTTTTGTCTCGGTATTACGGATATACAGAAAATATTTTAGGTTCAAAGGCTGATAGTGACTTACAAGAGAAAGCTGACCTCTTTTTAAACACCGAACATCCTGGTGACCACAACCAAGCATTGATGGAACTAGGGGCAACCCTTTGTCTTCCTGAATCACCGAAATGTCTCCTCTGTCCTCTTAGTGATTTTTGTTTCGCAAGAATCCACCAAAAAACTGGTGAAATCCCATTACGGAAAAAAGAGAAAAAACAAATCCAACTTTCCTCTGAAATTTTTGTTCTAATGGATCAAAAACGAATTTTACTCGTTCGAGAACCTAAAATGCGATTTCTAAAGGATATGTTTCATCTTCCTTATGGAATGGTCGGTGAAGTTCCCGAAGAAACCTATGCTCCCACTCCCTTCTTTCTTGGCCTGAAAAAAATCTTAAAAGACCCAAAACCAGTAGGTATGTTTAAACATACGATCACCCACCATAAATTGGTTTTTTCCGTTTTTGTCTCACCATTGAAAGGGATTGAAGAAATCGACAATTTGACAAAGAAATTCGGTGTCGAAAGTAAGTGGGTTACTCTCTCGAGTCTAGATACTGAATTTCCTTCTTCTCTCGCCTCAAAAGTAAAAAAGTTTTTGCTTTACTTAGAATCCTAA
- the ispG gene encoding (E)-4-hydroxy-3-methylbut-2-enyl-diphosphate synthase: protein MSTKYNESPFFYKRRPTREVKVGDVGIGGKNPIRIQSMITSNTRDTEASIKQIFDLEKAGSEIVRLTVPSQADADNLPNIRQKMKELGLKVPLVADIHFTPQVALKCVEWVEKVRINPGNFADKKKFEIIEYTDKDYNEELERIEEVFTPLVLRAKELGVAMRIGTNHGSLSDRIMNRFGDTPLGMVESALEFIRIAERHSYRDIVVSMKASNPQVMIQAYRMLVSRFYDLGMDYPLHLGVTEAGDGKDGRIKSAIGIGSLLADGLGDTIRVSLTEDAIYEIPVAKELVRKYNELFHQNNKISSVSDPHFESQSIENQKTIFTEFRDPFQYSRFYSKELALGETKIGDNSPVRIETCFPFFGSESAEEVLHLIQRGSKSGRIPELIHFTIQSELDLISLGTTVKRGSFPLPVSVELSKELTYQYDSLAEDIYRFQKWVINPSLFFQESEESWDDLLDFVTRFAKDKRSVEWSIDLQNIHLAERIVKESKKRKIENLLFSVKNGDLLTVRKLAYQLRESDYPIVLVHHSKDKEELLYESSIHVGGSLLDGIGDVVRLSYGDGEPEESLHLSFDILQATRLRLTKTEYISCPSCGRTMFDLQSTTAMIKQRTGHLKGVKIAVMGCIVNGPGEMADADFGYVGAGIGKVHLYKGKEIVKKGVQETEAADLLIDLIRENGMWNDPE from the coding sequence ATGAGCACCAAATATAACGAATCGCCATTTTTCTATAAAAGACGTCCTACCAGGGAAGTGAAGGTAGGAGATGTTGGAATTGGTGGGAAAAACCCAATTCGTATCCAATCAATGATTACATCTAACACAAGAGATACGGAAGCCAGTATCAAACAAATTTTTGATTTAGAAAAAGCTGGATCTGAAATTGTCCGCCTAACAGTACCTAGTCAGGCAGATGCAGACAATTTGCCAAACATACGTCAAAAAATGAAAGAACTAGGACTTAAAGTTCCTTTGGTTGCAGATATTCATTTTACTCCACAAGTAGCCTTAAAATGTGTAGAATGGGTTGAAAAGGTGCGAATCAATCCTGGCAATTTTGCAGACAAAAAAAAATTTGAAATCATCGAATACACAGACAAAGATTACAATGAAGAACTAGAACGAATTGAAGAAGTATTTACGCCCCTAGTGCTTCGTGCAAAAGAATTGGGTGTGGCTATGCGCATAGGGACTAATCACGGAAGTCTTTCTGATCGTATTATGAATCGGTTTGGTGACACTCCACTTGGAATGGTAGAATCGGCATTAGAGTTTATACGAATAGCAGAAAGACACTCTTATCGAGATATTGTTGTTTCAATGAAGGCATCCAATCCTCAAGTGATGATCCAAGCCTACCGGATGTTAGTTTCCAGATTTTATGATTTAGGAATGGACTATCCTCTTCACCTAGGTGTTACGGAAGCTGGTGATGGTAAAGACGGCAGGATTAAATCTGCGATAGGGATTGGAAGTTTACTCGCAGATGGACTTGGTGATACCATTCGTGTATCGCTGACCGAAGATGCCATTTATGAAATCCCTGTAGCGAAAGAATTGGTTCGAAAATACAACGAACTCTTTCATCAAAACAACAAAATTTCATCAGTATCAGATCCCCATTTCGAATCACAATCGATTGAAAACCAAAAAACTATTTTTACTGAATTTCGCGATCCATTCCAATACTCTAGATTCTATTCCAAAGAGTTGGCTTTGGGTGAAACTAAAATTGGTGATAACTCGCCTGTTCGTATTGAAACTTGTTTTCCTTTTTTTGGATCTGAATCAGCAGAAGAAGTTCTTCATCTCATCCAAAGGGGATCTAAGTCTGGTCGAATTCCAGAACTCATTCATTTTACGATTCAATCAGAATTGGATTTAATCTCCCTTGGAACTACAGTTAAACGGGGATCATTTCCGCTCCCAGTCTCTGTGGAACTTTCAAAGGAACTGACTTACCAATATGATAGTTTGGCAGAGGACATTTATCGATTTCAAAAGTGGGTGATCAATCCCAGTTTATTCTTTCAAGAATCAGAAGAATCTTGGGATGATCTTTTGGATTTTGTCACTCGTTTTGCCAAGGATAAACGTAGCGTTGAATGGAGTATCGATTTGCAAAACATTCATCTAGCTGAAAGAATTGTAAAAGAATCGAAAAAAAGAAAAATTGAAAACCTTCTTTTTTCTGTAAAAAATGGAGATCTACTCACTGTCAGAAAGTTGGCTTATCAATTAAGAGAATCTGATTATCCAATTGTCCTTGTCCATCATTCAAAGGATAAAGAAGAACTTCTCTATGAATCATCGATTCATGTAGGTGGAAGTTTATTGGATGGAATTGGCGATGTAGTTCGTTTGTCTTATGGGGATGGGGAACCAGAAGAATCACTTCATTTAAGTTTTGATATTTTACAAGCAACAAGACTGCGTCTCACAAAAACTGAATACATCTCTTGCCCATCCTGTGGACGCACTATGTTTGATTTACAATCCACAACTGCTATGATCAAACAAAGAACAGGACATCTAAAAGGTGTAAAAATTGCAGTCATGGGATGTATCGTAAATGGCCCGGGTGAAATGGCAGATGCTGATTTTGGATATGTGGGTGCAGGAATCGGTAAGGTTCACCTCTACAAAGGGAAAGAAATTGTAAAAAAAGGAGTCCAAGAAACGGAAGCTGCCGATTTACTCATCGACCTCATCCGTGAAAACGGAATGTGGAACGATCCAGAATAA